A single window of Salvia splendens isolate huo1 chromosome 6, SspV2, whole genome shotgun sequence DNA harbors:
- the LOC121808983 gene encoding uncharacterized protein LOC121808983, whose product MWRRLFKVGSLCREQVRWVLGNGEISVWYDSWVLSTPLVEMCDPGVVSSTLKVKDLWLDDHWNEEGLWILAEEAGLPDRVIDKILQITFDGRSRDVGRWKLTGNRDFSLASAWNLVRDRGERRLIHSLVWGICIGPSISLFLWRLLSNRIPVDMKMQWRGITLSSKCRCCEKSLVELRLHLFVNGEATRRVWNHFAEWFPQVPPFERNENVHRDKAFDVANVIKRVNVKLRHLVVAKLLGPEHWKYCSPKLDEMVSRDPKLPQRAGGGGVLRDSEGEILAAFAADLDVGSGLEAEAMALMIGVRLAKQHSNRIWIESDSETVVRWLHTGHLGPAEICNVLARVRKELEGCVWRISHIFREGNKVADFLAGLSLQAGAIQYYTRGSSPARVKALCRLEQLGMPNFRF is encoded by the exons ATGTGGAGACGGTTGTTTAAAGTAGGAAGCCTTTGTCGGGAGCAGGTTCGGTGGGTTCTGGGGAATGGTGAGATCAGTGTTTGGTATGATTCCTGGGTGCTGAGTACGCCACTTGTAGAGATGTGTGACCCAGGTGTGGTTAGTTCCACATTAAAGGTTAAGGATTTATGGTTGGATGATCATTGGAATGAGGAGGGACTCTGGATTCTGGCAGAGGAGGCGGGGTTACCGGATAGAGTTATTGATAAGATCTTGCAAATCACGTTTGATGGAAGGAGTAGAGATGTGGGAAGATGGAAACTTACAGGAAATAGGGATTTTTCCCTGGCATCAGCATGGAATCTGGTGCGGGATAGAGGTGAGAGGCGGTTGATCCATAGTCTGGTCTGGGGGATATGTATTGGCCCATCAATTTCCTTGTTCCTTTGGCGTCTCTTGTCGAACAGAATCCCGGTGGATATGAAGATGCAGTGGAGGGGGATTACGCTTTCTTCGAAATGTAGATGCTGTGAGAAGTCTCTAGTGGAATTAAGATTACATTTGTTTGTCAATGGTGAAGCGACTAGGAGGGTCTGGAACCACTTTGCAGAATGGTTCCCTCAGGTGCCTCCGTTTG AACGCAATGAAAATGTTCACAGGGATAAGGCTTTTGATGTGGCAAATGTGATCAAGAGAGTTAATGTGAAGTTGAGGCATTTGGTTGTGGCCAAGTTACTAGGACCTGAACATTGGAAATATTGTAGTCCTAAGCTGGATGAGATGGTGAGTAGGGATCCGAAG CTTCCTCAACGGGCAGGGGGAGGAGGGGTGCTTAGAGATAGTGAGGGGGAGATCCTTGCCGCCTTTGCTGCTGATCTGGATGTCGGGTCAGGGCTGGAGGCTGAAGCCATGGCATTGATGATAGGCGTGAGGCTTGCGAAGCAACATAGCAACCgtatctggattgagtcagattcGGAAACAGTGGTCCGGTGGCTTCACACAGGCCATCTTGGCCCGGCTGAAATATGTAATGTTTTGGCTAGAGTAAGGAAAGAACTGGAGGGTTGCGTTTGGAGAATCTCCCATATTTTTAGAGAAGGGAATAAGGtagcagattttcttgcaggcTTGAGCCTGCAGGCTGGTGCGATCCAGTACTACACAAGGGGCTCGTCGCCAGCTCGTGTAAAGGCTTTATGTAGATTGGAGCAGTTGGGAATGCCAAATTTCCGGTTTTGA